From the Anopheles merus strain MAF unplaced genomic scaffold, AmerM5.1 LNR4000369, whole genome shotgun sequence genome, the window TGAATAATGATTGACGGTTATATCTTGTAGAtgaaaattgatattttggGACGGGTTGTGAGCACGGGATGGGCGTTAAAGTGGTGGTaggtttgttgttgtcgttagTTGACTAGTGTATATGAAAAAAAGGCATGGAATTTTCCACACAAGTTATCATGGATCAATGTTAGCCTCATTTTGCTGTAACCGCGTCGCTTCGTTTGCAGGGAACAGCCACTGTTAATAACATTCTGTCCTCAAGGCAGAATCGGGCGCAGTGGCTTATGCACGCAGTTGCTGTTTTTATGTCTCACATTCCCAAGAGCCCTttccttcctctctctctctctcccactgtTAGTCTCGTATCTCAGTTTAGCTCCCCGCGGGGATATTCTATTCACAAACATCGCGACATTCCGGACGCTGGTTGAATAGGCTGGAAGTGGCAGCGTCATGGTCAGTGTTTTATGCAATAGTGGCAAACAAGCCTGCAGCTGTCAGGCCGTATCGTGCACGTGAGTCTATAGGGGCTAGGTGGTTCGAGCATGCATTTACGCGGCAATGTACGACAGGATAAAGGACATTATACGATATAAATTCAGTCCGTTGGTGGAAGCATCTTGCAAGCATCTCTCATGCTGCTGACGTGTTAACAGTGGCCCCAGTTGGAATTGATTTTCTCACATTTTCTCAAACCCCTACTGATGGGACACGCCGTCGCTGTACAAAGTGCATAATGAATGAATCAGTACAAACCCTTTCACCAGGGGCGAAGTGGTCCGTTCAGATTCAATTACGCACTGTGCAGTCTTTGCGAATAAGACGTAAAACTCTTCGTACAACCGCTTTgcagaactttttttttgctggtatGTGTCACCCATAAAATTCGTGACGTAAATGGTGCTAGATAGAATATTATACGTTCCATCTGGCTGTCACATGCAGCCGCGTCTAAGACCAACCCCGTATTAAACACTGTGTAGCCGTGCGAAAGGAAAACTCGGTTATTTATAGAAATTCAGTTCACCAAACTGATGAAACACGGGTTCACACAGCTCAAGGCAGGCAGCAGCCGTGCAGCCGGAGTGAATGCGACCTCGCGTTAAACGTTTCCAAGTCCCTCCATAACGCTCGTATTATATGTTTGCCCCTATGAAGCATTTGCATAGAATAAATATACACATTAGCGTGCGTCATCGGCGGAGCGCAAAGAAATGTCAACACTAATGAAGCCTTCATTAATCATGCAATCGTGCTTGTGTTCTTGTCTATCCTTTCCGCAGCGAAAATCCTCTTCTTCTATGTGTGCTTTTATGCTGCCCTGGTCGGATTCTTTGCCGCGATGCTGGCCGTGTTCTGGCAGACGCTCGACATGCAGATGCCTAAATATCAGCTTGACAGTTCGCTGATTGGATCGAATCCAGGTAAGATCTGAAGGCCCCCCCCCGTCGTCGTCGGGGGCGACCTTGGTGCGATACGGGCTGCCGTAATGGACATGTTTCTGTGTTTCGTCTATTTTCCTACCAAGGTCTGGGCTTTCGACCAACACCGCCAGAGTACCAGAATGTGGAGAGCTCGTTAATCTGGTACAAAGCTTCCGACAATGGAAACGTTGGGATCTGGACCAAACTAATCGATGATTTTCTGGAGCGTAAGTAGTAGCAAATTTAGCTGGCAGCACGAGTGAGAAGAGCCTATTGCATCCGAAGTCTAACGATCATTTGTTGGCTTTTACAGCTTACACGCTAGAGGAAGACAACCGCGTCGATTGCTCGTTCGACAATCCGCCGCCGGAGGGCAAGGTTTGCAAAGTTCCTATGACTAACTGGTCTCCGTGCGTCAAGGAAAATCAATACAACTTTAAAAAGAAGAGCCCGTGCATATTCTTGAAGCTGAACAAGGTAAGTTGCCTGATGGTGGGAAATGGTACGAAATTGCTGTGAAATTtaactctctctccctctctctctttctgtttgCTTTGCCGCCCATCAGATCTATAACTGGGTCCCAGATATGTACAATACCTCGACCAACTTGCCGGAGAAAATGCCCGATGATCTGAAGGAGCACATCCGCGGAGAGGAAGCCCGAGGAAACAAGAACGTAAGCCACTGTGTTTTCGACTCTCGGTGGTATATTTCATTCTAAACCCGTTTCTTTTCCAAATCCACCCATACAGACCAACGTGGTTTGGGTCTCCTGCTCCGGTGAAAATCCTGCCGATAATGAGCACATCGGTGCCATTCAGTACATCCCGCGTCGCGGATTCCCTGGATACTTCTTCCCGTACAAGAACGTTGATGGATATCTGCCACCAGTAGTAGCAGTCTACTTCGAAAAACCAAGAGAGTAAGTATTGCTCATGTAACGAccccaaaaaagggaagataTCGTTTGTTGCT encodes:
- the LOC121602237 gene encoding sodium/potassium-transporting ATPase subunit beta-2-like, yielding MADKKVAEQYYAPPPKLGKWEGFRTFLWNSETSQCLGRTGSSWAKILFFYVCFYAALVGFFAAMLAVFWQTLDMQMPKYQLDSSLIGSNPGLGFRPTPPEYQNVESSLIWYKASDNGNVGIWTKLIDDFLEPYTLEEDNRVDCSFDNPPPEGKVCKVPMTNWSPCVKENQYNFKKKSPCIFLKLNKIYNWVPDMYNTSTNLPEKMPDDLKEHIRGEEARGNKNTNVVWVSCSGENPADNEHIGAIQYIPRRGFPGYFFPYKNVDGYLPPVVAVYFEKPR